One genomic window of Camelina sativa cultivar DH55 chromosome 5, Cs, whole genome shotgun sequence includes the following:
- the LOC104787970 gene encoding floral homeotic protein APETALA 1, with the protein MGRGRVQLKRIENKINRQVTFSKRRAGLLKKAHEISVLCDAEVALVVFSHKGKLFEYSTDSCMEKILERYERYSYAERQLIAPESDVNTNWSMEYNRLKAKIELLERNQRHYLGEDLQAMSPKELQNLEQQLDTALKHIRSRKNQLMYESINELQRKEKAIQEQNSMLSKQIKEREKILRAQQEQWDQQNHGHNMPPPPPPQQHQIQHPYMLSHQPSPFLNMGGLYQEEDPMAMRRNDLDLTLEPVYNCNLGCFAA; encoded by the exons ATGGGAAGGGGTAGGGTTCAATTGAAGAGGATAGAGAACAAGATCAATAGACAAGTGACATTCTCGAAAAGAAGAGCTGGTCTTTTGAAGAAAGCTCATGAGATCTCTGTTCTCTGTGATGCTGAAGTTGCCCTTGTTGTCTTCTCCCATAAGGGGAAACTCTTCGAATACTCCACTGATTCTTG TATGGAGAAGATACTTGAACGATATGAGAGGTACTCTTACGCCGAGAGACAGCTTATTGCACCTGAGTCCGACGTCAAT ACGAACTGGTCGATGGAGTATAATAGGCTTAAGGCTAAGAttgagcttttggagagaaacCAGAG GCACTATCTTGGTGAAGACTTGCAAGCAATGAGCCCTAAGGAGCTCCAGAATCTGGAGCAGCAGCTTGACACTGCTCTTAAGCACATCCGTTCTAGAAAA AACCAACTTATGTACGAGTCCATCAATGAGCTCCAAAGAAAG GAGAAGGCCATACAGGAACAAAACAGCATGCTTTCCAAACAG ATCAAGGAGAGGGAAAAGATTCTTAGGGCTCAACAAGAGCAGTGGGATCAGCAGAATCATGGCCACAATATGCCTCCCCCTCCACCACCGCAGCAGCACCAAATCCAGCATCCTTACATGCTTTCTCATCAGCCATCTCCTTTTCTCAACATGGG TGGTCTGtatcaagaagaagatccaatGGCAATGAGGAGGAACGATCTCGATCTGACTCTTGAACCCGTTTACAACTGCAACCTTGGCTGCTTCGCAGCATGA